A window from Solanum stenotomum isolate F172 chromosome 7, ASM1918654v1, whole genome shotgun sequence encodes these proteins:
- the LOC125871339 gene encoding protein LITTLE ZIPPER 3-like, translating into MDRINSKLYLQNCYIMAENERLRKKAELLNQENQQLLSELKHRLSQAGPSNTTNNNNNNGGGKNNSIPDLNLTNCSSSKNASSKSKKK; encoded by the coding sequence ATGGACAGAATTAACTCAAAGCTCTACTTGCAAAATTGCTACATAATGGCTGAAAATGAAAGGCTAAGGAAAAAGGCAGAGTTATTGaatcaagaaaatcaacaaCTTTTAAGTGAACTCAAACATAGGTTATCACAAGCTGGTCCTAGCAACACCaccaacaataataacaacaatggAGGAGGAAAAAACAATTCAATTCCTGATCTCAATCTCACAAATTGTTCTTCATCCAAGAATGCTTCATCAAAATccaagaaaaagtga
- the LOC125871733 gene encoding LOW QUALITY PROTEIN: CAAX prenyl protease 2 (The sequence of the model RefSeq protein was modified relative to this genomic sequence to represent the inferred CDS: inserted 2 bases in 1 codon), producing MEVAFTGDSVIDGGGVSKSLAVIACXLAILYVAILYAPTLILRLPPPDSFQSHLIRRFICAAISSVASLIACSLILPIQWGKSHLSGVYGIRLDHIWQAVVFPLTLTSLMYAGTFILKLLLLLDSGQEDGGNGRSLSLDSIKNVVHEFIESVSSMASDISAWRNFFVAPLTEELVFRACMIPLLLCGGFNTYTVVFLCPISFSLAHLNHLLEYAQRSGSWLKALTIVGFQVGYTVIFGSYASFLFVRTGHLTAPLVAHIFCNYFGIPVIISRRTGMVTVASVAGLLGFIWLLFPLTSPNLYNTTTDNCMCWHRYCSWS from the exons ATGGAAGTAGCATTCACCGGCGACTCCGTCATTGACGGCGGTGGTGTATCGAAATCGCTTGCAGTGATTGCGTG ACTGGCGATTTTGTATGTTGCGATTTTATATGCTCCGACGTTGATTCTCCGATTACCGCCGCCAGATTCGTTTCAATCGCATTTGATCCGACGGTTCATATGCGCTGCAATTTCATCTGTTGCCTCACTTATTGCTTGCTCTCTTATCCTCCCT ATTCAATGGGGTAAATCTCATCTTTCAGGTGTTTATGGCATCAGATTGGATCATATC TGGCAAGCTGTCGTCTTTCCTCTGACATTGACTTCCTTAATGTACGCTGGCACCTTCATCCTCAAGCTGTTATTGTTGCTAGACTCGGGCCAAGAAGATGGGGGAAATGGAAGAAGCCTGTCACTTGACAGTATTAAAAATGTTGTCCATGAATTTATTGAATCGGTCTCTTCAATGGCGTCCGATATTTCAGCATGGCGTAATTTTTTTGTG GCCCCACTTACAGAAGAGCTGGTATTTAGAGCTTGTATGATACCTTTGCTTCTTTGTGGAGGATTCAACACCTATACAGTGGTGTTTCTCTGTCCTATATCTTTCAGTTTAG CTCATTTAAATCACTTGTTAGAATATGCTCAACGAAGCGGCAGCTGGCTCAAAGCTCTTACGATTGTAG GCTTCCAGGTCGGCTACACAGTCATCTTTGGATCCTATGCTTCATTTCTCTTTGTTCGGACAG GGCATCTTACCGCTCCACTAGTTGCTCATATTTTTTGCAACTATTTTGGCATACCTGTAATAATTTCACGGAGGACAG GAATGGTAACAGTGGCATCTGTAGCTGGGTTGCTAGGTTTCATCTGGCTTCTTTTTCCACTCACAAGTCCTAATTTGTACAATACGACAACAGATAATTGCATGTGTTGGCATAGATATTGTAGTTGGAGCTAA
- the LOC125871760 gene encoding sm-like protein LSM7, whose translation MSGRKETVLDLAKFVDKGVQVKLTGGRQVVGTLKGYDQLLNLVLDEAVEHLRDADDPLKTTDQKRSLGLIVCRGTAVMLVAPTDGTDEISNPFVQPDGA comes from the exons ATG TCTGGCCGAAAAGAAACAGTTTTAGATTTGGCAAAATTTGTTGACAAGGGTGTGCAAGTCAAGCTTACTGGTGGAAGACAAG TGGTAGGAACACTTAAAGGCTATGACCAACTGCTTAATCTTGTCTTGGATGAAGCCGTGGAGCACCTTAGAG ATGCCGATGATCCCCTGAAGACCACCGATCAGAAACGAAGTCTTGGATTAATA GTCTGCAGGGGTACTGCAGTAATGCTCGTGGCTCCAACCGATGGTACAGACGAGATATCCAATCCTTTTGTCCAGCCAGACGGGGCATAG